In one window of Eleutherodactylus coqui strain aEleCoq1 chromosome 10, aEleCoq1.hap1, whole genome shotgun sequence DNA:
- the APOOL gene encoding MICOS complex subunit MIC27: protein MVSKILKLAAVPAGLVVSSYGLYAVADREAKGAGLKPQQLSVYSVPSRESRFIEAPPGRVQRLFSAVRSTVWPLVTWTQNACGSVKNGVEETIQFGKDSYIYLKNPPPEFLPRVGIISVSGLAGLVLARKGSRLKKAVYPLGLAALGTSVCYPAQTVILVKVTSKKVYSAGHRTYGAVSSLWEPKPQKEAIPVLSGEANEAPREEGGGAAEKSPAVPSTEPDQEPSSSPEPPATPPPVEPGTTSVPTVQPTDVKFQPSPELVDHGQSNPEDVDLYSTRT, encoded by the exons ATGGTGTCCAAG ATCCTGAAGCTGGCGGCGGTGCCGGCCGGACTCGTCGTCTCCTCCTACGGCCTCTATGCGGTGGCTGACCGAGAGGCAAAGGGCGCTGGTCTGAAGCCGCAGCAG CTATCGGTTtactctgtgccctccagagaaTCCAGATTCATCGAGGCTCCGCCGGGCCGTGTGCAGCGCCTGTTCTCTGCTGTGCGGAGCACCGTGTGGCCGCTCGTCACCTGGACGCAG AACGCCTGCGGCTCAGTTAAGAATGGAGTGGAAGAAACAATACAATTTGGGAAAG ACAGTTACATCTACCTAAAGAACCCGCCTCCTGAGTTTCTGCCGCGAGTGGGGATCATCTCGGTCAGTGGATTGGCCGGCTTAGTTTTAGCCAGAAAAG GCTCCAGACTGAAGAAGGCCGTGTACCCGCTGGGCCTCGCCGCCCTGGGCACGTCCGTCTGTTATCCTGCACAGACAGTCATTCTTGTTAAG GTGACCAGTAAGAAGGTGTACAGCGCGGGTCATCGGACGTACGGAGCTGTTAGCTCTTTGTGGGAACCAAAGCCTCAAAAAGAAGCAATACCAGTCCTGTCAGGAGAAGCAAAT GAGGCTCCTAGAGAGGAGGGCGGCGGTGCAGCTGAGAAATCACCCGCAGTACCCAGCACAGAACCGGACCAGGAACCGTCCAGCTCACCTGAGCCTCCGGCCACACCACCTCCTGTAGAACCCGGCACTACAAGTGTCCCTACAG TTCAGCCAACAGACGTGAAGTTTCAGCCTTCACCCGAGCTTGTGGACCACGGGCAGTCCAACCCGGAGGACGTGGACCTGTACAGCACCAGGACCTGA